Proteins found in one Leptospira neocaledonica genomic segment:
- a CDS encoding class I SAM-dependent RNA methyltransferase — protein sequence MSTEKNRREISGLVAEKWANLGTCISHAENKTVFVKGAVPGETVRIRTDKENSKLIWGTVVSINTSSPLRIASDCSAFPECGGCSYRHISYEEELQIKKSLLQDSFLYVSRLDPSQIPEIETLSGPSNGYRNTAQIKIEFKKGKTNAGFYKENSNSLVLFPEEGCKHLPFEMNEYIRKHKESLKSFSKNSDWKLRYSSGEILEYAKKEVKLGPYLPEKIEWSIPADGFTQVNRFLLEEWMLKIRSWIPKNCGSVLEFYSGAGLISLAIGHLVGRLSGYELSNSSVKAAEENAKNIGYSHLEFHTLDLNSSLPKKLDSFGTELGILNPPRAGASSSVLDFLDRARPSRVIYSSCNPSTLARDLGILKNSGYTPKEIVLTDFFPRTKHFEVLVLLDL from the coding sequence ATGAGTACGGAAAAGAACCGTAGAGAAATTTCAGGGTTGGTCGCGGAGAAATGGGCGAATCTAGGAACTTGTATTTCTCATGCGGAGAATAAAACCGTCTTTGTAAAAGGTGCTGTTCCTGGAGAAACAGTTCGGATCAGAACTGATAAAGAAAATTCTAAACTGATTTGGGGAACTGTTGTATCTATAAACACTTCTTCTCCACTTAGAATCGCTTCCGATTGTTCCGCTTTTCCAGAATGTGGAGGTTGTTCTTATCGCCATATTTCTTATGAGGAAGAACTTCAGATCAAAAAATCTCTTTTACAGGATTCGTTTTTATACGTTTCCAGATTAGATCCTTCTCAAATTCCTGAAATTGAAACTTTGAGCGGGCCTTCTAACGGTTATAGAAATACCGCTCAGATCAAAATTGAATTCAAAAAAGGAAAAACAAACGCCGGATTTTATAAGGAGAATTCCAACTCCTTGGTTTTATTTCCTGAAGAAGGTTGTAAACATCTTCCTTTCGAAATGAACGAGTACATTCGAAAACATAAGGAGAGTCTAAAATCTTTTTCCAAAAATTCGGATTGGAAACTTAGATACTCTTCTGGTGAAATTTTAGAATATGCCAAAAAAGAAGTTAAACTTGGTCCTTATCTTCCTGAAAAAATAGAATGGTCCATTCCTGCTGACGGATTTACCCAAGTGAATCGTTTCCTTTTAGAAGAATGGATGCTCAAGATCCGATCTTGGATTCCTAAAAATTGTGGATCTGTATTAGAATTTTATTCAGGGGCCGGACTCATCAGCCTTGCGATCGGTCATTTAGTGGGCCGTCTTTCCGGTTATGAGTTGTCCAACTCTTCGGTAAAAGCGGCGGAGGAGAATGCTAAGAATATTGGATATTCTCACTTAGAGTTCCATACATTAGATTTGAATTCTTCATTGCCTAAAAAATTGGATTCTTTCGGCACAGAATTAGGTATTTTAAATCCGCCTAGGGCCGGGGCTTCTTCTTCCGTATTAGATTTTTTAGATAGAGCAAGACCTTCTCGCGTTATTTATTCCAGCTGTAATCCGAGCACCTTAGCAAGAGATCTTGGGATCTTAAAAAATTCAGGTTATACGCCAAAGGAAATCGTTCTCACTGATTTTTTTCCAAGAACTAAACATTTCGAGGTTTTGGTTCTTTTAGATCTTTGA
- a CDS encoding DUF4870 domain-containing protein: MSDQRFNTREFLEETKRLLEGEEYPNLFAAISYIPFLGWVIPWFFRKKQEICKFHALQAIKLNLGFVFLYLVVWFLREFPILSTILKWIHANPVVTDFISYVAWLALLGYGILGALQAYQGKLFVLPLFPEIENEVRKILSKIRGTQG, encoded by the coding sequence ATGTCTGACCAGAGATTCAACACCCGGGAATTCCTGGAAGAGACAAAGCGATTATTAGAAGGGGAAGAATATCCCAATCTATTTGCTGCCATTTCTTATATTCCTTTTTTAGGATGGGTCATTCCTTGGTTTTTTAGAAAAAAACAGGAAATTTGCAAGTTCCATGCACTCCAAGCCATCAAGTTGAATCTGGGATTCGTATTTTTATACTTGGTAGTTTGGTTCTTAAGAGAGTTTCCAATCCTAAGCACCATTTTAAAATGGATACATGCAAATCCAGTGGTCACTGATTTTATCAGCTATGTCGCATGGCTTGCATTATTAGGTTACGGAATTTTAGGAGCCTTGCAAGCTTACCAAGGCAAACTGTTCGTATTACCATTATTCCCGGAAATAGAGAATGAAGTTCGAAAAATACTCAGCAAAATTAGAGGAACTCAAGGCTAA
- a CDS encoding WbuC family cupin fold metalloprotein translates to MASSIYNLSRPDKLLIDQELFDKLLPLASSSARGRTNHNFHELLEPYQRFLNVLTKDTYVQAHRHKNPPKPETFLVLKGKLGFILFEEDGKVREKHVLSSDGPIYGIDILPGVYHTLVCLSETCICFEGKSGPYDPRTDKEFATFAPPENSEGKTQYLDFLRSLF, encoded by the coding sequence ATTGCGAGCAGCATCTACAACTTGTCTCGGCCGGATAAATTACTCATTGATCAGGAGTTATTCGATAAACTCCTTCCGCTTGCTTCCTCTTCTGCGAGAGGAAGAACTAATCACAATTTTCACGAACTACTAGAACCGTATCAGAGATTTCTGAACGTACTCACCAAGGACACTTACGTCCAAGCTCATCGTCACAAAAATCCTCCGAAGCCCGAGACCTTTTTAGTGTTAAAAGGAAAACTGGGCTTCATCTTATTCGAAGAAGATGGAAAAGTCCGAGAGAAACATGTACTTAGTTCGGACGGGCCTATCTATGGGATAGATATTCTTCCGGGAGTGTACCATACATTGGTCTGCCTTTCGGAAACCTGCATCTGCTTCGAAGGAAAATCAGGGCCATACGACCCGAGGACCGACAAAGAGTTCGCCACTTTCGCTCCACCGGAGAACAGTGAAGGGAAAACTCAATATCTGGATTTTCTCAGATCGCTTTTCTAA
- a CDS encoding lysophospholipid acyltransferase family protein, with protein sequence MEKEAKTYLRIKNFVAPFIGLAVNISAYGTENIVTNGKVILTCNHRSDMDPFILSYTFPRFISWIAAEYTFRIPIFRDLAKIAGGIPMSIDGNISIGSIKMIQQVFKKGETLGIFPEGHDYMVKNDFKSGMVDFHSGFAAFSIRNKVDILPSVIIPVEESYSDIPIPPIVRSFMGMPKEVCDIKKRAIYKKVKVVYGEKVDHREFLSGSLEENMKQLSDVVRTRMIALQEGQYAEA encoded by the coding sequence GTGGAGAAAGAAGCAAAGACATATCTTCGGATCAAAAATTTCGTGGCACCTTTTATAGGTTTAGCCGTGAATATCAGCGCGTACGGAACCGAAAATATAGTAACTAACGGTAAAGTAATTCTTACCTGCAATCATAGATCCGATATGGATCCTTTTATTCTCTCTTACACTTTTCCTAGATTCATTTCCTGGATCGCTGCAGAATACACTTTCAGAATCCCTATCTTTAGAGATCTAGCAAAGATTGCCGGTGGAATTCCAATGTCTATCGACGGAAATATTTCTATCGGTTCAATTAAGATGATCCAACAGGTTTTTAAAAAGGGAGAGACCTTAGGAATTTTTCCCGAAGGCCATGACTATATGGTCAAAAATGATTTTAAATCCGGAATGGTGGACTTTCATTCAGGATTCGCAGCATTCTCTATCCGCAACAAAGTGGACATTCTTCCTTCTGTAATCATACCTGTTGAAGAATCTTATTCTGATATTCCAATTCCACCTATCGTTCGCAGCTTTATGGGAATGCCTAAAGAAGTCTGTGATATTAAAAAGAGAGCAATCTATAAAAAAGTAAAAGTGGTCTACGGAGAAAAAGTAGATCATAGAGAATTTCTTTCAGGTTCATTGGAGGAAAATATGAAACAACTCTCCGATGTGGTTAGAACCAGAATGATCGCATTACAAGAAGGTCAGTACGCGGAAGCTTAA
- the dapF gene encoding diaminopimelate epimerase has product MAKVHFTKMEGIGNDYVYVDATKDDLRLSPEQIQKLSDRNFGIGGDGVIFIRASNKGDFQMDMYNADGSSSEMCGNGIRCVGKYVFDHGLTNKKQPKIETGAGVLELDLKVNGSGKVEQVSVDMGKPILVPSLIPVKWENENPILEQPLSFLSELPGYSSYNLKFSAVSMGNPHCIIYVEDPDKFPVREIGPLIENHTELFPRRVNVEFVSLRGKDHLYQRTWERGAGETLACGTGACAVMTASHLNGKTGKDVRIDLRGGTLRVQLLESGHVLMTGPATEVFSGVVEV; this is encoded by the coding sequence TTGGCTAAAGTACATTTTACGAAGATGGAAGGAATCGGAAACGATTACGTATATGTGGATGCAACCAAAGACGATTTACGTCTGAGCCCGGAGCAGATCCAAAAACTTTCCGACCGTAATTTCGGGATCGGAGGCGATGGAGTGATTTTCATTCGTGCATCCAATAAAGGCGATTTCCAAATGGATATGTACAATGCGGACGGTTCTTCTTCCGAGATGTGTGGGAACGGAATTCGTTGTGTAGGTAAATATGTTTTCGATCACGGTCTTACGAATAAAAAACAACCTAAGATAGAAACCGGTGCTGGAGTTTTAGAGCTCGACCTGAAAGTTAACGGAAGCGGCAAAGTGGAACAGGTTTCCGTAGATATGGGAAAACCGATCTTAGTTCCTTCTTTAATCCCTGTTAAATGGGAAAATGAAAATCCAATCTTAGAACAGCCTCTTTCTTTTTTAAGTGAATTACCAGGTTATTCTTCCTATAACTTGAAATTCAGCGCTGTAAGTATGGGAAATCCTCATTGTATTATCTATGTGGAAGACCCGGATAAATTTCCGGTCCGAGAGATCGGTCCATTGATCGAAAATCATACGGAACTATTTCCACGCAGAGTGAATGTGGAATTTGTTTCCTTAAGAGGAAAAGATCATCTCTACCAAAGAACCTGGGAAAGAGGCGCTGGAGAAACATTGGCATGTGGAACAGGCGCCTGTGCTGTGATGACAGCTTCTCACTTGAATGGTAAAACAGGCAAAGATGTTCGAATCGACCTAAGAGGTGGAACCTTAAGAGTGCAATTATTGGAATCAGGTCATGTCTTGATGACTGGACCTGCTACAGAAGTATTCAGCGGAGTCGTGGAAGTTTAA
- a CDS encoding class I SAM-dependent methyltransferase: MNQTCYLCGSQKNKTLFVENGIPIVRCLNCSHAFSTYEQDEHYEGYWDDETGYDLDWWDVAHRDIYKDFIGKFLSAPKGKILDVGCGLGFFVKTIGTTRPGWEAVGYEISEKAVKFAREKNGLKQVFPGIVQDSGLPKESFDIITLWDVIEHIPKPHSLIQYLFGLLKPGGFLFVQTPNFPVQLFKAKLKVAVKGMQEGGHYLEAKDHINDYTEKTLGLLAEQCGFSSVEFSILKPIASVSGVSGPKAKLGIFLKKAFYYGTLMLWYLTFKQVNLNLTLFALLKKK, from the coding sequence TTGAACCAAACCTGTTATCTTTGCGGAAGCCAGAAAAACAAAACCTTATTCGTCGAAAACGGAATCCCTATCGTGCGTTGTTTAAATTGCAGCCACGCATTCTCCACGTACGAACAAGACGAACATTACGAAGGATACTGGGACGACGAAACCGGTTATGATTTAGACTGGTGGGATGTGGCTCATAGAGATATCTATAAAGACTTCATAGGCAAATTTCTTTCGGCTCCCAAGGGAAAAATTTTGGATGTCGGTTGTGGACTTGGCTTCTTCGTAAAAACGATCGGAACCACAAGACCTGGTTGGGAAGCTGTAGGTTACGAGATCTCCGAAAAAGCAGTCAAGTTTGCGAGAGAAAAGAACGGACTCAAACAAGTATTCCCAGGCATCGTTCAGGACAGCGGACTTCCAAAAGAAAGTTTCGATATCATCACTCTTTGGGATGTGATAGAACATATCCCTAAACCACATAGCCTTATCCAATATCTATTCGGGCTCTTGAAGCCTGGCGGATTCTTATTCGTGCAAACTCCGAATTTCCCGGTCCAGCTATTCAAAGCAAAATTGAAAGTAGCTGTCAAAGGTATGCAAGAAGGTGGACATTACCTAGAAGCAAAAGATCATATAAACGATTATACCGAAAAAACCTTGGGACTTTTGGCTGAACAATGTGGATTCTCTTCAGTGGAATTTTCGATCCTAAAACCAATTGCTTCCGTATCTGGAGTTTCCGGCCCAAAAGCAAAATTAGGAATCTTCCTAAAGAAGGCTTTCTATTACGGAACCTTAATGCTTTGGTATCTAACGTTCAAACAAGTGAATTTAAATCTGACCTTATTCGCTCTACTTAAAAAGAAGTAG
- a CDS encoding FAD-dependent oxidoreductase has protein sequence MKGNLENKRVAIVGGGPGGLTLARLLQLKGIDVKVYERDINRDVRVQGATLDLHFESGLKVMNAADLMDAFKANYRPGADKGRIVDTQAKIIHDDHEKESNEDFGDERFRPEIDRGPLRNLLLNSLQPDTVVWDSQFKSMLQAGDKWKLEFKNGTIATADIVIGADGANSKIRPYITPTKPFYSGVTIIQGNVPDSETSAPGIHQLLKGGKIYAYDGEKFLHVSSKGDGSLDFYVSCKKDEHWIQTSGINFSDKTQVIAWFKEEFSKWDSLWLELPENVSLPLLLRPQYCMPLDQSWNTLPNLTILGDAAHPMPPSGEGVNLAMLDALELSECLTNENFKDMQTAIATYEKQMLVRAANEARDSLEMTEWMHSEGAVAKLVQMFN, from the coding sequence ATGAAAGGAAATTTAGAAAACAAACGGGTGGCTATTGTCGGCGGTGGCCCAGGCGGTTTAACTCTTGCAAGGCTTTTGCAGCTAAAAGGTATAGATGTAAAAGTGTATGAAAGGGATATTAATAGAGATGTTCGTGTACAAGGCGCTACCCTTGACCTACATTTTGAATCGGGTTTGAAAGTTATGAATGCAGCCGACTTGATGGACGCTTTTAAAGCCAATTACAGACCGGGAGCAGATAAAGGGCGTATTGTAGATACGCAGGCAAAGATAATCCACGATGATCATGAGAAAGAATCCAACGAAGATTTCGGCGATGAAAGATTCAGACCTGAAATTGACAGAGGACCTTTAAGGAATCTTTTATTAAATTCTCTTCAACCTGATACTGTTGTTTGGGACAGTCAGTTTAAATCTATGTTGCAGGCTGGGGATAAGTGGAAGCTGGAATTTAAAAACGGCACAATAGCTACTGCTGATATTGTGATTGGAGCCGACGGTGCAAATTCTAAAATTCGACCTTATATTACTCCTACCAAACCTTTCTATTCAGGTGTTACAATCATACAAGGAAATGTGCCAGATTCCGAAACGTCAGCTCCCGGAATTCATCAATTATTGAAAGGTGGTAAAATTTATGCGTATGATGGTGAGAAATTTTTGCATGTATCATCTAAAGGTGATGGCAGTTTAGATTTTTATGTTAGTTGTAAAAAGGATGAACACTGGATACAAACTAGCGGAATAAATTTTTCAGATAAAACACAAGTAATTGCTTGGTTCAAAGAAGAATTCTCGAAGTGGGATAGCCTCTGGCTTGAATTACCTGAAAATGTAAGCTTACCTCTTTTACTTCGTCCTCAATATTGTATGCCTTTGGATCAGAGTTGGAACACTTTACCGAATCTTACTATCTTGGGTGATGCAGCACATCCTATGCCTCCTTCCGGCGAAGGTGTAAATTTAGCCATGCTGGACGCTTTGGAATTAAGCGAATGTCTTACAAATGAGAATTTTAAAGACATGCAAACTGCAATTGCTACCTATGAAAAACAAATGCTGGTTAGAGCCGCTAATGAAGCACGAGACTCATTAGAAATGACAGAATGGATGCATTCCGAAGGTGCAGTAGCTAAGCTAGTGCAGATGTTTAATTAA
- a CDS encoding TetR/AcrR family transcriptional regulator, with the protein MRKSISNLATRLFIEKGYHNVTMAEIAEKAQVSVPTLFNYFSSKEALVFDEDKEQEKELIDAVISRKPGTSILDALREFTIQHAALEPEELKNFKTFNHLIDSTPELSNYAKSMWMRHEQALALTIQKEAKKKISKIEAEAIAHFCLDSLHRSLKFANPKSSIDSLFSLLKNGWNG; encoded by the coding sequence ATGCGCAAATCGATCTCAAACCTTGCGACCCGACTTTTCATCGAAAAGGGCTACCACAACGTCACTATGGCCGAAATTGCAGAGAAGGCCCAAGTCTCTGTGCCAACTCTGTTCAATTACTTCTCATCGAAAGAAGCTTTAGTATTCGATGAAGACAAAGAACAAGAAAAAGAACTGATCGATGCTGTGATTTCTAGAAAGCCAGGAACGTCAATCCTGGACGCACTTCGCGAATTCACGATCCAACATGCGGCTCTTGAGCCTGAAGAATTGAAAAACTTTAAAACCTTTAATCATCTGATCGACTCGACCCCGGAATTAAGCAATTATGCAAAGTCCATGTGGATGCGTCACGAGCAGGCATTGGCTCTTACGATCCAAAAAGAAGCCAAAAAAAAGATCAGTAAGATCGAAGCAGAGGCAATCGCACATTTCTGTTTGGATTCTCTTCATAGGTCTTTAAAATTCGCGAATCCAAAGTCGAGTATAGATTCACTATTTTCTTTGCTGAAGAATGGCTGGAACGGTTAG
- a CDS encoding HAD family hydrolase has protein sequence MAVLLDLDNTVFDSLGIYEFTIREMEKKAKMLGFSSSKEFKKAYETVRAEVKKELPNNPVNRLRILYFKKISELLFGKLDPSFVLKLDSAYFGFFLQGIKDWKKKNSKEFKKILSLLRVLQEAQDLVIITNESLRTQLLKLSVLFPKDIQYKLVTSEESGAEKPSALIFNKALSGADPKKSYIIGDSLKDDIGGGLAFGLEAFYLKSPISSAKTKSVLEKKILEGKEYWESPDLSSVLNYILSLEKGIVL, from the coding sequence ATGGCAGTTCTTTTGGATTTGGATAATACGGTTTTCGATTCTTTAGGGATCTATGAGTTTACAATCCGTGAAATGGAGAAAAAAGCAAAGATGCTCGGCTTCTCCTCTTCCAAAGAATTTAAAAAAGCTTATGAGACGGTTCGGGCAGAAGTTAAAAAGGAACTTCCGAACAATCCGGTCAATCGACTCCGCATTCTATATTTTAAGAAGATATCAGAACTTCTTTTCGGAAAATTAGATCCTTCTTTCGTTTTAAAATTGGATTCTGCCTACTTTGGTTTTTTTCTACAAGGGATCAAGGATTGGAAAAAGAAAAATTCTAAAGAGTTCAAAAAGATTTTATCTTTGCTCAGGGTTTTGCAAGAAGCCCAAGATCTGGTCATTATCACGAACGAATCTCTCAGAACTCAATTACTGAAATTATCTGTTTTATTTCCGAAAGACATTCAGTACAAATTAGTAACCTCAGAAGAAAGCGGAGCGGAAAAACCATCCGCCTTGATCTTTAATAAGGCTTTATCTGGTGCGGATCCTAAAAAATCATATATCATCGGAGATTCATTAAAAGACGATATTGGGGGAGGACTTGCTTTCGGGTTAGAAGCATTTTATCTAAAAAGCCCCATCTCTTCTGCTAAAACTAAATCGGTGCTGGAGAAAAAAATATTAGAAGGAAAAGAATATTGGGAATCTCCCGATCTATCTTCTGTATTAAATTATATTTTAAGTTTGGAAAAAGGAATCGTACTGTAA
- a CDS encoding FAD-dependent oxidoreductase, with protein sequence MSEDRFSRKVFLYALAFCTALLGIGSYFRFRKRNIQGSILGPDRETGHRLRQVRTDFSPASTIKTKVLIAGGGISGLSSGYYLSQFGISDYLILDLENEVGGNSRYSETNSLKYPWGAHYLPQPGPESVLVRKFLEENGLVQGKDSNGNPIYPEKYLCFDPEERLFYQGRWQAGLVPRRTGEPDAQELLFRKIINSWQNKRGRDGQKAFCIPIDRSSRDPEILKLDRITFSEYLKFSGIQSPEILWYADYCTRDDYGGNFDNISAWAGLHYFCSRLREDEDSPPVLTWPEGNGFLLELLQKPSKDKIKTSTLVERIRKVSGSWEINAYDVKTKKDLLIKAEQVIYALPSFTRKYILGEKEALLQKLEYSPWLVANLFVDELPQGKGHPPAWENVIYKSKSLGYVVSTHQDLRALRPGSVLTYYLAFGEKDTLAARRSILPKTWNLWKEEILSDLKRPHPNIESLVSRIDIMTHAHAMVRPVPGFLWGGEREKLAKSESGIHFAHCDLSGISIFEEALYRGFEASKKVQTVAKRS encoded by the coding sequence ATGTCCGAAGATCGTTTTTCCAGAAAAGTATTCCTTTACGCTTTAGCATTCTGTACGGCCCTTTTGGGGATTGGCTCTTATTTCAGATTCAGAAAAAGAAACATCCAAGGAAGTATCTTAGGCCCAGACAGAGAAACAGGTCATAGACTCAGACAAGTCAGGACGGATTTTTCTCCAGCAAGTACGATCAAAACAAAGGTGCTAATCGCCGGAGGAGGGATCTCAGGACTTTCTTCAGGATATTACCTATCCCAATTCGGGATCTCAGATTATTTGATCTTGGATCTGGAGAATGAAGTGGGAGGCAATTCCAGATACTCCGAAACGAATTCCTTAAAATATCCTTGGGGCGCACATTATCTTCCTCAACCGGGACCGGAATCAGTATTAGTTCGTAAATTTTTAGAAGAGAACGGACTGGTCCAAGGGAAAGACTCGAATGGAAATCCAATCTATCCCGAAAAGTATTTATGCTTCGATCCGGAAGAAAGACTTTTTTACCAAGGAAGATGGCAAGCAGGTTTAGTTCCGAGAAGAACAGGCGAACCGGATGCTCAAGAATTATTATTTCGTAAAATTATAAACTCTTGGCAAAACAAAAGAGGAAGAGATGGACAAAAAGCATTTTGTATTCCGATCGATCGTTCTTCCAGAGATCCGGAAATTTTAAAATTAGATCGGATCACTTTTTCCGAATATCTAAAATTTTCGGGCATCCAATCACCTGAAATCTTATGGTATGCGGACTATTGCACTCGAGATGATTATGGTGGTAACTTTGACAATATTTCGGCCTGGGCAGGACTTCACTATTTCTGTTCCCGTCTGAGAGAAGACGAGGATTCTCCTCCAGTTCTAACCTGGCCGGAAGGAAACGGATTCCTGTTGGAACTCCTACAAAAGCCTTCTAAAGATAAGATCAAAACTTCTACACTTGTAGAAAGAATTCGCAAGGTATCTGGAAGTTGGGAAATCAATGCCTACGATGTAAAAACAAAAAAAGATCTGCTCATCAAAGCAGAACAAGTCATCTATGCTCTACCTTCTTTCACCAGAAAATATATCTTAGGGGAGAAGGAAGCACTTCTGCAAAAACTGGAATATTCTCCATGGCTGGTTGCAAATCTATTTGTGGACGAACTTCCCCAAGGAAAAGGCCACCCTCCCGCTTGGGAGAATGTAATTTATAAGAGTAAATCTCTAGGTTACGTAGTTTCCACCCACCAAGATTTAAGAGCCCTCAGGCCGGGGTCCGTTCTTACTTACTATCTTGCTTTCGGAGAAAAAGATACTCTCGCAGCAAGAAGGTCCATTCTTCCTAAAACCTGGAACTTATGGAAAGAAGAGATACTCTCTGATCTAAAAAGGCCTCATCCCAATATAGAAAGTTTGGTTTCTCGAATCGATATCATGACCCATGCCCACGCAATGGTCCGCCCTGTTCCTGGATTTCTTTGGGGAGGAGAAAGAGAGAAATTAGCAAAATCAGAATCGGGAATTCATTTTGCTCATTGCGACCTAAGCGGGATTTCTATTTTTGAAGAAGCACTGTATAGAGGATTTGAAGCTTCTAAAAAAGTCCAAACCGTTGCCAAGAGAAGTTGA
- a CDS encoding VOC family protein, whose translation MIIVEGIDYIVIPTGDIEASVKFYSELFDFETIEEKGNEFAIIGLDSVNIKLLNTNGVKSSLTEVKSPVLSFVLDVDDFTEAIVELESKSVQIVRGPEARDGGEFLHFLDPSGNILEINYKED comes from the coding sequence ATGATCATCGTAGAAGGAATCGATTATATTGTAATACCTACCGGGGATATAGAAGCCTCTGTAAAATTCTATTCCGAACTATTTGATTTCGAGACGATCGAGGAAAAAGGAAACGAATTCGCAATCATCGGTTTGGATTCTGTGAACATTAAACTCCTCAATACCAACGGAGTTAAAAGTTCTTTAACCGAAGTTAAATCCCCTGTCCTAAGCTTTGTATTGGATGTGGATGATTTTACCGAAGCAATCGTAGAACTCGAGTCTAAGTCCGTTCAAATCGTAAGAGGACCAGAAGCCAGAGACGGAGGAGAGTTCCTTCATTTCTTGGATCCGTCCGGTAATATTTTAGAGATCAATTACAAAGAAGATTAA
- a CDS encoding LIC10067 family putative lipoprotein gives MRFQTQILAFILSLSIFGFSCSSSKDSDLATQLGLGNPVITEIDPPSGSPPIGSNPGTTITIKGRLFSADTSLTTVKFNGVSASVLSATSTEIVTVVPAGASTGTLFVTKDGPVLCDENNGDGATNCYGRTFYVDCYKSFDSLYGEELGVSYPNSKTFEITGQTGTKALRIDLNPDGPTNVKISCDTYLIYSKFSKTCGRTNVGTFSDTSTWIFEPTLTFSSYYTVQMFVTAGKGDCTVSFP, from the coding sequence ATGCGATTTCAGACTCAGATCTTAGCTTTTATTTTATCCCTATCTATTTTCGGTTTTAGCTGTTCTTCGAGCAAAGACTCGGACCTTGCTACCCAGTTAGGCTTGGGAAATCCTGTGATTACTGAAATAGATCCTCCAAGCGGATCTCCTCCCATTGGAAGTAATCCAGGGACAACGATTACGATCAAGGGACGTTTATTTTCTGCAGATACAAGTTTAACGACAGTTAAATTTAATGGAGTCTCGGCAAGCGTTCTGAGTGCAACAAGCACCGAGATTGTTACAGTAGTTCCGGCTGGGGCTTCTACAGGAACATTATTTGTGACCAAAGATGGTCCTGTTCTTTGCGATGAAAATAATGGAGACGGGGCTACGAACTGTTACGGTCGGACATTCTATGTAGATTGTTATAAGTCCTTTGACAGTCTTTATGGCGAAGAATTAGGAGTATCATATCCTAATTCCAAAACTTTTGAAATTACAGGCCAGACAGGGACTAAAGCACTCAGAATTGATTTAAACCCAGATGGACCTACCAATGTTAAGATCTCATGTGATACGTATCTTATCTATTCTAAGTTTTCTAAGACCTGTGGCCGGACAAACGTTGGGACTTTTTCGGATACAAGCACTTGGATATTTGAGCCTACTTTGACATTCTCCAGTTATTATACAGTTCAGATGTTCGTTACTGCCGGGAAGGGAGATTGTACCGTATCTTTTCCCTGA
- a CDS encoding enoyl-CoA hydratase/isomerase family protein yields MSETVLYSIEDYTCIISLNRPEKRNAISRELLHQLMSHIERVSKDPKIRALVLRGEGSVFCAGADLKERADMSEKEVHKFLDQVGECFLAMENLPFPTIAALDGDAYGGGLEMALCCDFILMSAEAKVGLTETGLGIIPGAGGTQRLPRRVGKTKALELILTASVIDSQTALDIQLANSVWHDSAFMAGKKLASLLSEKAPISLRLAKESIREGEGKDIRTALKIERKHYNKTLKTEDRIEALKAFREKRKPEFKGR; encoded by the coding sequence ATGAGCGAAACTGTTCTTTATTCCATCGAAGATTATACGTGTATAATCAGTTTAAATCGACCCGAAAAACGAAACGCAATTTCTAGAGAATTGCTCCATCAACTTATGTCCCATATAGAAAGAGTAAGCAAAGATCCAAAAATCAGGGCTCTAGTACTCAGGGGAGAAGGTTCCGTATTCTGCGCAGGAGCAGACCTGAAAGAAAGAGCGGATATGTCAGAAAAGGAAGTACATAAATTTCTGGATCAAGTAGGAGAATGTTTTCTGGCCATGGAAAATCTTCCCTTCCCAACTATCGCTGCTCTAGATGGAGATGCTTACGGCGGCGGATTAGAAATGGCTCTCTGTTGTGACTTTATCTTGATGAGTGCAGAAGCAAAAGTAGGCCTTACCGAAACCGGACTTGGTATTATCCCAGGTGCAGGTGGAACCCAAAGACTTCCAAGAAGAGTTGGGAAAACAAAAGCATTAGAACTTATTTTAACAGCTTCCGTGATAGATTCTCAAACAGCATTGGATATCCAACTAGCAAATTCAGTCTGGCATGATTCTGCATTTATGGCCGGAAAAAAATTAGCTTCCTTACTTTCCGAAAAGGCTCCCATCTCCTTAAGGCTTGCTAAAGAATCCATAAGGGAAGGAGAAGGAAAAGATATTCGAACAGCTTTAAAGATAGAAAGGAAACATTATAATAAAACCCTAAAAACGGAAGACAGGATAGAAGCCCTAAAGGCTTTCCGTGAGAAAAGAAAACCGGAATTTAAAGGAAGATAG